In one window of Brassica rapa cultivar Chiifu-401-42 chromosome A07, CAAS_Brap_v3.01, whole genome shotgun sequence DNA:
- the LOC103829395 gene encoding uncharacterized protein LOC103829395 gives MGICLSSNRRESNSPPTVKIVTVNGDLREYNAPVLASQILEAESAAAPSSSSSFRPSSYFICDSDSLCYDDFIPAIESEQPLQAELIYFVLPISKRQSRLTASDMAALAVKASVAMQNSVGKESRRRKKGRIQPMMMLTQPNDSVAAVNGKASESTVRNKTVPLNVSSGYNRSGSVRSLRRYTSKRAKWAVRSFRLKLSTIHEGAVV, from the coding sequence ATGGGAATCTGTCTGTCATCTAACCGAAGAGAGTCCAATTCTCCACCGACGGTGAAGATCGTGACGGTTAACGGCGATCTCCGAGAATACAACGCTCCGGTGCTAGCATCTCAGATCCTGGAAGCCGAATCAGCAGCTGctccatcatcatcttcttcctttaGACCTTCCTCTTACTTCATCTGCGACTCAGATTCTCTCTGCTACGACGATTTCATTCCGGCGATTGAATCGGAGCAACCGCTTCAGGCCGAGCTGATCTACTTCGTCCTCCCCATCTCTAAGCGTCAGAGCCGTCTAACGGCGTCGGACATGGCGGCTCTCGCCGTGAAAGCAAGCGTCGCGATGCAGAACTCCGTGGGGAAAGAATCTCGTCGGCGTAAGAAGGGGAGAATCCAGCCGATGATGATGCTTACTCAGCCTAACGATTCCGTCGCCGCTGTTAACGGGAAAGCAAGCGAATCGACGGTTAGGAATAAAACGGTTCCGTTAAATGTATCGAGCGGTTATAACCGGTCTGGTTCGGTTCGTAGTTTGAGAAGATATACTTCTAAGCGAGCAAAGTGGGCGGTTCGATCTTTTAGGTTGAAACTTTCAACCATACACGAAGGCGCCGTCGTTTAG